AAATCTCAGCTGAAATGAGATCTTTGCAACGAGAGTTACGAAGGCTTACCAGAAAAAATGTTCGAAGgaaggaaaagttgattCCTATAGTCGAGGAACAACTAGCATGGCAGGAGTACCAGTCCATTTTGGAGGACCTAGATAAACAAGTTGATCAGGCATATCTAAGGCGTATTCGTGTTCCCCGCAAGAACAAGCGCAAGAATGAAAGCCAGTCTTCTGGCCAACAAActcaacagcagcagcagcagcaacaacaacagcagcagcaagatcaacaacaaacagGATTCAAAGCTCTTTTGGATAAGCGCACGCGGTggattgaaaaaattggGCCTCTCTTCAAGCCTCCACATTTAATGAGACGACCACCATCTGAGAGcgttttcaaagatgtgGACTtagaaaatgatgatgaagaactagaagaagacgatgagATGAAGGTTGACATAGATCTGCGATGAACAGGTTCCAGTGAAGCTGATTATTGTGTAATATATACTACAAAATATACTTTTAATGTGTCTAATGATTAACCCCTTCTCGAAAATTCAGCTTATCATCTCTCGCACTTGATGCTTAAACTATAAGGATATGGTCACCAGAGATATATTTCAGGACTTTTATTTCACAGGATATAACAGGTTGAGAACTAGGGAGAACGCTAATAGTGAAACTCGTCAGACAATGCTCACCCTGGAGCTGTTTGCGTTTGGAAGGTTAGAGCATTACCACGAACATCAAGAGCAATTGTTATCGCTGACCCCAAGAGAACTTGCTAAGCTTAAACAACTAACATTGTTGGATTATGCTGCTGACAAGGTGTCAATAGGATATGACGAATTGAAACCTTTGCTTGGTTTTAACTGTAACGTTGAGTTGGAGCACTTTCTGTACCTGATAAATGAGACTTTAATTCATTTGAAGGTAGACGCACTATCTCAGGTAGTGGAGATTGAAACGTTAGCCCCACGAGAAGTGCTGGTAGAGGGCGACAACACCGTACCACTAGAGTTATTTTCTAAAGAGAATGTTAATACCTCAAGAGGTTTGATTAAGAAACTCGAtttattcaagaaagaCCGGATCTTGAAAGTGAATGAATCTTTACAAAGACAACTAAAGGAAGTTGACCAGTACAGGACCAAATCAGCGTCATAATTTCCATTTTCTGCATTAGTAGCACTAATAATAAATATAAATATAGAAGTCTGTGAGAGGAAGAAATACTCTTCTAAGCTTTCCATAGTCTCTTGATAATACCAACCAAACCatccttctccttcttctcaatCTGGTAGATTCCGTAACCTGCAAATGCAGTTCCTAATCCTAGGAGATACATGGCATAGTGGTGGAACTTACCGTACACTCGCAGAGGAATATAATCAATGATACAAGACTGGAAACCAGCATAACAGTGTATCAGTAAAGATCCAGCCAAAAGAGAGTCCAAGACAGGAGTAGACACTCCAGTGACAAATGGTGTAACAACTAAAGGAACCAATCCAACGGCGATGACCTTCTCAGTGACCCAGTGATAGGAGCCATGAGTTTTATGTGGCTTCGGAGGGACGTAAGCATCGTTGACAGTACCGACAATGTATCCAGGAGGCTGTGGGATAGTCTGGATTGCCCTGGAGCTAATTCTCAGTGGCTTAATCAAACTTCTGACTCCGACTCTTGACATCATTGGTGTTAGTAGGGATACCGAAGAAATTGAATGTAATATGGGGAGGAAGTATTCACGGGATAACGGAGAAGATCGGGGATTACGTAACAGTAATTTGATTGGTTAAAGGAGATCAGAGGATGGTTCCGAATGTCAGCGAATATGTGACAGACTTCACACTATAATTTTCTAGCTAATATTATTCAGGTTGTTGGATGTCGAGAGACAGAGAGGTGGTACTTTCGGAAGACTCTTAATAAATTAAACTGAAGTATAATTTAATGTATAcatatttttcttcaaaggaCAAATCTGAACTTATCTCTATGAGcatcagcttcttcttctgctgTATTCTTTAGTCCAAATCCGACATAGACAACTCCCCTATCGAAAGACTCTGGAGAATCATCAGCTTTAGTGTTTATTGGTTCCACTTTCCCATACAACTTATCAGCCTTACGGTTCTTGTAGAAGTAATAGCTAAAGGTGGCTATCAATACCAAGATCGAAAATACATCGACGATAATCAACGCCAAAAACCCTTTCTTGTACAATGGTTTATCGTTATCTCTGAGAATCTGTCCTCCACATACTCCTCCAATATTGGCCGCCATAATCAGCATCGCCAGTGCAAcacttctttctcttggacTACGGATGTTCATACTAAGCCAAGCACTGTTAAGAACATGTCCAACAATATTTACGGTCACTAAGAAACACAATGCCGTGAATCGTTGGGTCGGAGTGGCTGTGTCTGGTAGCTCTCTAACAGCAATCTGGGAACTAAGCTTCCAAACAAAGGCGAACAAAATCGAAGCTGCTCTTGGTTTGAAGTACTTACTGGTAAGGGTAAGAATTAACAAAAGCGCCATTGTACACCATCTGGGAATAGAAGATCTGGCATTAGCTTCAAAAACACTAAATCCCATAGATCTAATGATCAGAGGAATATAGCTGCCCAGGGCAGTACCCGTTTGCAAACTGGACATGGAGATCAAAACGTGAAACCAGGGAACTGGATTCCTGAAAGTGCTCCATACATCTTTTAGGTTGGTTCTTCTAGTTGACACAACCTTTGAAGGATCATCAAAGATGACTCTTCGGCGCAGAATGGACCTTTCCCGGGCATCAAAATACAACCATTttctgttccaaaaagCAGCAGGGTGTTCTGTCGATTCAGggagaaggaaaaagaagataatGGCGTATCCGACACCGATTACACCCTCTATTAAGAAGATCCACTGCCATCCGTAAAGACCACCAACACCTGGCAGATCTCTCAAAATACCAGCAGCTATCAATCCACTGACAGAAAGAGCAGTAAGGTTACCAAAAAAGTAAAGTGTGTGTCGCAGTCCAAGTTCAGACTTCTTGTACCAAGTACTAATGTAGTACAATCCTCCAGGGATAAATCCAGCCTCTGCGGCACCgagaagaaatcttgtAGCGTAAAATGAGTGGATGTTAGTTATTTTACATTGAAGCGTTGCAATGAGACTCCAAGTAAGAATCTGAAAAACTtaaaaaaattgaaggacTCAATCTTTGCAAGGCAACGTTGAAAGGaatttcaaaggaaacGATACCAATCGCAAACAATGCACTGGCAATATTTATTTTTGTGTTGTTCAGTTCCAACATGTTGTAAAAGTTGATATCAGTGTAGACATTACTGATGTTACCTCTGTCTATCtgaagaatgaaaaagGCCCAAAAAAGAAGGGGAATCAAAATAAAGTCCACCCTACGAACAAGCCTTCgctcttcttcatcagtcCAGTCTTTTACGATCACTGTTTTCTCACCTGTCTCACTATTGATGATGGTAACAGTTGGGTATTGCAACTCTGAGCCACTCAAAGAATGCACGGTCTCGGCAACTTTTTCTGAACTGTTAATAGAACTGATTTTCTCGGCAAGCCTGTCTGAATTGCTTAGAGAGTTGGGAGTCTCGGCAAACCTATCTGAACTGTCAAACGAACGAGCAGTCTCACTGGGAGTCTCATCCCTTCCTGAGTTGTTCAAAACCATATGAACTGTATACTTTAAACTGATATGAAAAATTCGTCCCAAATGCTGGTACTTTATAATCAGTCGAAATCGTGGCCAACTGACCATCTTCATCTATCAGCATACTTAATTCACAATTCAATGCCAAGAGACATCATAATAGAACGACATATCGGAGCGTTAGTGAACCATGGGGTGAGCCTTTCGGGTTTTGGTTTGTGTAAGTAAACATGAAATATGTAAGAGGCTAAGCTTGGTAATTCTTAACTGTGGATCCAGCCGTTATTCGCAGATGACATAATAATATTGTGCgtttcttctttattgTTTTCGAATCTAAACCGTTTTAGTCTCAGATCTCACTAACCAAACTAAACCTGGATCAACTCTTACTCCTGAAAGTTCTTCCATCGCAGAGACTAAGGAAGTACAATTGCTAGGTCCGTAGAGTTCATCGTGTGAGTCGCTCTGGAATTTTCTCATAACAGTCTGAGTAGGAAATCATGAGAGGACTGACATAGTCTAAGAAAGTGTGGTGCCAGCCACACTTTCGCAGTCGCAGTATTCGTCTTACAAAATGAAGGACGGAGAAATAAATGAGTCTCTCTATGCAGGGACAGCATATGTAGCCAAACCCCGTTGTGCAATATAATACCTTCTATAGACGAAACTAGTAATTAGCGTGTAAGATCTCACTCCTTGAGTGCTTGTTTTCGTTCGTTATGGCGTTAGAGTTGTGGATACTTGCAAACAATTACCCGATTCTCCtattcaaatcaaaaaggCAATTTTCCTTATCGAAAGGCCGATAAACCTTACCGTACGATTGTTCCATAGATCACCGCCACACCTAGTCAGAGCGTGAGCAAGGCATTTTatcttctcttcaatcCTGGTACCGAGAtgacaaaaaaaagattgcaGCACCTGAGTTTCGCGTATGGTCTCCCACTACACTACTCGGTCAGGCTCTTAGCAGCTTAACTACGGTTGATCGGACGGGAAACGGTGCTTTCTGCTAGATATGGCCGCAACCGAAAGCCTATAAATTATCTGAGTGTACTGTTTTATTTAAAATTTCTGGTTTATGGAATACTTCCAATATAGGATTGAACTCGAGGTGAAGCTTTACATGGTAAAGCATAGTGTAGCCTACCTTGTTAGAGGTTTTTCGCATCACCGTATATCTCTGTAAAATAATGAGCTTGCCGGGAGTCTATTTGATCGCTATAGAATCAACACCTATGACAAATGAACTCACATTGATTTTCGTTCGTTCATACTTGATGTTCAATTACATCTAGCCACAACTAACATGTCAGCTAAAGATGATAATCACTATTTAAGCTACCATAGTGTAATGAATAAGACGATATAGCACAATACTTGAATCTAAATACcattgcaaagaaaaatggcCAGAGACTAGTTTGCGGGAAACGAAATCTATTAAAAGTCCAAAAGTAGCTATAGTTAATAGGATAGCATTGCGAATCCAATAGCTACGACAATTCAATAAAAAGTCCGCAATCTACCTTTAAGTCAAcaaagttgaatcttttACTCCTGGTGATATAGACGGCCATTGTATCTGATTTTATCATGAAATACTCCGGTAAACGTAATACACATGAAGTCACCTAGTGATGCAATGGTGCAGGCCCCTTTTTGGAATTCTCTTTACTTTCTGTAATACTACAAGTCTCCAGTCAGAGGCTTCGACAAGTGATAATGGTCTGTTTCAGAAAATAGACAATTCTTCTCGGAATTGATTGAACCATAAGATCATTTTGACGGCTCAATTTTTGGCATCACATGCCAATTTATTTGTGGGAAAGGAAGACATAGTCGAACAAGACACATAGGTatagaagaatcaaatctGCCATAAGGCGGAGAGCTCATTTAACATTAGATATGCTTAAAGTTTTCCATGTATGATGCACTAGTTACTCTGGACAACTTGGGACGGTGGATGATAGTCAATCCTTCGATCAACAATAAGGATGCTGCTAAATCAATATCAATCTCTGTCAGTTTCCCACTAACAGGTTTTCCTCGACATTTGGATCTCCGGGTGATGAGCAGAAGAGATGCTGGGTCAGCATTTCAAATACGAACAAATTCGAAGCTAACTTCGAAAAACGATTTCTTGCGGTAAGTTGAACGTAGTCAACTCGCTATAATGACTTTCTGTTGAATGACATCTGACGACTCCACCATCTGCAGCTTAAAGCCACGATTTCCGCAAAAGAGCAGCCTATAACATGTAATTTAGAAAACAGGAAATCGTGCATACTCTGGGATCTTTATGTATAGGATCAATCGCTGAATTGTAAAAGAATAGGGACCCTGGCTCTCGTAGATAAATAAAAACAGCGAGAACACGATCCAGTTTCTATCCACTGAAACTGGATCTTTTCAAgcaagaaacaaaagactTCACTACTAGCCAACTAAAGAGTTACTCACCCATATAGGTCCGTTCGCTTCCCCAAATTGTTATATTGAAACGTTTCGAGATTTTCCATCTACTAAATCATGAATCTCGTATGGCACAGCATTAATCTTCCTCCCAATGAAATATACCTAGATAAGCTGCTAAGGTGTGGCCAGGCATTCCGTTGGGTCAAGAATAACAATATATGGTCGTCAACTCTCAATAACCGCGTCGTGTTTCTTCGTCAAACGGAAGATCAACTGGAATACGCGTCGTTGACTTCAtctcaaaaaaattcctcaaacatcaaaaagttACAACCAAAATTAGAAGAAGACACTCAAGACGACGTTCTGGGTCTCATCTCAAATTACCTCAACCTGCAAATCAGCATCGTTCAGTTGTACAAAGATTGGGCGTCCAAGGATGCTCACTTCGCCAAGGTGTCGGCCGCGTTTGCAGGAATCAGGATGCTACAACAAGATCCTTGGGAAACACTGATCTCGTTTATATGCTCTAGCAACAATAATGTGAagagaatatcaaagatGTGTCATGCTCTTTGTCTAGAGTATGGTGATTTTATCGTGGAGTATGCAGGAACCAAATATTATTCTTTTCCAACCCCTGTCCAACTTGCATCTCGAGCCTCAGAAGCGTCACTTCGAGAACTAGGGTTTGGCTATCGGGCACGTTACGTCTACGAGACAGCCCAGATGTTAGCAGATGACAAGGCACTCTTCATGCAACTTCACAGCATGCGCAGCAGTAGCTTCACTGATGAGCAGGTGCACGAGTTTTTACTCCAGTTTAAGGGAGTTGGTCCTAAAGTGGCCGATTGCGTTGCTCTAATGTCGCTGAATAGACATTCGCTCGTGCCTATTGATACGCATGTTCTGCAGTTTGCACGAAGAGATTACTCCTATAAATTCCGTGGTAGATCGAATGCTACCCTCTCTTCGGCCATGTACGTTGatatgaaaagatttttcgTTGACAAATGGGGCAGCTACGCCGGGTGGGCCCACTCAGTTCTTTTCACCCGGGATTTAAAGTTAGAATAGATAGCAAAACAgacaagttctttttccttACTTTTACTCCATCTTGCATCTACCTTAGAACGATAAACTCGGCCAGCCGACTTTAGAAAAATAAGCTGATTCCTGTTATCTGGGAAATATCCTTTTTCAACCTGTTCGCGCAGAAAACCGGCAGTCTCCGTGAGGAACCTTGATTCGGGCACAGATAAGCTGCGAGATTACATCGAACTCTATTGTTCATTCTTTGCTATTTTTTACTATAAAAGCCACGCCAACCCACTTGACATTAGTTGaatcaaacttgtcaaaGATTACTTTCTACAACATATTCTCTAAAGTTTTTACCTCCAACAGCAACATGTCGTATCTATCAGATTCTACCTACGGTAAGGACAACGTCAAATTCCTCAAGGTCAAGAAGGATCCACGCAACCCAAAGATCCATGAGGTCATGGAAGCAACCGTTCGTGTCCTTCTAACTGGTGCCTTTGACGAGTCTTACACCGAGGCTGACAACTCATCCATCGTTCCTACTGATACAGTCAAGAACACCATCTTGGTCGAGGCCAAGAAGTTCGATATCTGGCCAATCGAAAACTTTGCCGCACATTTGGCCAAGCACTTTATTAACAAGTACAGCTGGGTTTCCGCTGTCGACGTGTCCATCCACCAGCACCGTTGGACTCGTATCTCACGTGAGAACGGAGCCTCTAAGACTTACGACCACTCTTTCCTGAAGGATGGAGATGAGCTACGTTTGTCAACTTTGCAGTACTCTCGAAACGGCACTTTCAAGCTCTCATCCGGAGTCAAGGATCTCACTGTTTTGAAGAGCACTGGATCTATGTTCTACGGATATAACGAATGTGACTACACCACCTTAAAGCCAACTAAGGATAGAATTTTGTCTACTGATGTGGATGCCACCTGGGTTTGGGACTCcaagaaacttggaagcatcaacaacatcaacacTCTCGCAAAGCACGGAGTGTTCGATGATGCCTTCGAAGCTGCCAGGAAAGTTACCTTAGACCTTTTCGCCACAGAGAACTCTCCATCGGTACAGAACACTATGTACAAGATGGCACAGAAGATTTTAGACTTAGTGCCCGACCTTGAGAACGTCACCTACTCTTTGCCTAACAAACATTACTTCTTGTTTGACTTTTCATTCCAGGGTTTGGAGAACGACAACGAGCTATTCTACCCATCCCCACATCCCAACGGATTAATCAAATGCACTGTTGCTCGTACACCTAAATCCAAGCTCTAGTAGTTAGATTCCACACAGATTAGTATAATATTGAAAACTGTTCATAATATTCACATGTAGGTTGAATTATATAAACGATCTTACTATACAGTAAATCGAGCTTTGATGCATCCAAACACCTCTATGAATACTGGATCTTCGCCATCTTTGTACGGTGAGAAACGGATAATCCCCAGCACCTAGAGACAATGCTACGACTAGGATTACGAGCTACTTTGCGACCAGTTCGTTCTTCCGTAACCCCATTGAGGCTCGCAAATTCTGTGAGATTGCAAAGCTCTTCGGCTGCTAAGAAACCCACCGGAataaagaaactttttcaggAGTATGGCTACTCGGCTTTGGGTGTTTACCTTGGACTCACAGCTCTAGATCTGCCGTTGTGCTTTTTGGCGGTTCACTCCCTAGGGcaagaaaaagttggagaGCTACAGAATAAGGTAAAGAAATTTTTCGGGTTTAGTCCCAAAGAGGTTGAAGCCACTGATAAAGAGGAAGATTACTGGAGTATCATACTAACagaatttttcattgcTTATGGAATCCACAAATCACTGATCTTTATACGAGTACCACTGACCGCAGCCATAACCCCAGCCTTAGTTAAGAAACTGAGATCCCTTGGATTCAATGTCGGGAAGACAAAACTAACTACGATTGCTTCCGCAACGAAGGAATCCGTTTCCCAACATGGGCTCAAGCATACGATGAGTACTAAAGGAGCATCTGAAGTCGTCAGCAAGGCCAATCAAGTAAAACCTATCGATTACACGGCATCTGATCCGAAATTCGGAAAATCACCTAATAAGCGTCAAAAATGGTggaactttttcttctagAGTGAAAGGTTTAAACTTCTGTATATACATGTAAACTTTTAGCGTTGCCATCACCCCCATTCGAACCCTCTCATCTAAACTGAGAGTAAAATTTCTCTTCTGCAAAACGTTTTTCGACCAACTGTATAACCTCTGGAGGGTATACTGATTCCAACTTTTCCCCGCCTTTCAGCACTCGTTGTTCATGCAATTTCTGTTCCTCTTTGGTCATGACTACAATATTCTGAAGAGACAGCTTCTTTGCCGGGTCCCATTGTGATAGAGTCAATCTTGTAGAGTAATTACTGATAGGTGACTTTCCCCGGAAaatctcttcaacaatgtaGATGATGTCAGTGTTGGGTATGGGTATCCTTTGCTCAGTGTTTCCGAGCCTGGATTGTTGACCGGCCAACGACTGTATGATACCGTCAACTTTTGTTCGACTCTTTCCTACTATAGGCTCCATGGGGTAGTCGGCTATGTCACATAGAATATAGGTAGCCAAGGCTAGTCCAAACATGGCCGGCATGGTTCCCAAAACGGGGAGAATACGCACCCTAAAATTCTGCAAAGCACTCAATTCACCAACTTTACCTTTCTCGTACTCTTCATCCGGCAAAGGCAGCAGGGAAGCCTTGCCAGGAGCTGGTTTTTCACTTGAAAACACAACAGgtattttcttcagaatTCCTCTCTTTTTAAGCCTTCTTCTTACCGAACGGGCTAAGGAGTCTTCTTCAGTACATGAAATATCTCCCACGTTGATTCTGGTGGGGTCGCTCTTGCAGGCTGCTCCCATGGAAGACACGACTTTGAGATTTCTTTCACAgcagaaagaaagaaggtcTACTTTGGTGTCGATATTATCTATGCAGTCGACAATGTAGTCAGGGGTTCCTTCCAGAAGTAACTGCTGGGCATTGTTAATATCGAACAACTCATTATGAGTTTCAACGGTGACCCAAGGAGCAATTCTAAGTATATGCTTTTTTAAACATTCAACTTTGGGGGTACCAACATCCTCCAACTGAGCTACAGCATGTCTGTTCAGTGAAGACAAAGAAACCTggtcaaaatcaacaattcTAATATGTGATATTCCTGATCGAATGAGAGATATGATACAGTTGGAACCAACTCCTCCGCAACCTACAATCACAACGAAAGTATTCCTATTTTGTCCAATCCTTCTTCACCAAGGAAGCTGTAGTTTCT
This window of the Komagataella phaffii GS115 chromosome 2, complete sequence genome carries:
- a CDS encoding Membrane anchor subunit of succinate dehydrogenase (Sdh1p, Sdh2p, Sdh3p, Sdh4p); amino-acid sequence: MMSRVGVRSLIKPLRISSRAIQTIPQPPGYIVGTVNDAYVPPKPHKTHGSYHWVTEKVIAVGLVPLVVTPFVTGVSTPVLDSLLAGSLLIHCYAGFQSCIIDYIPLRVYGKFHHYAMYLLGLGTAFAGYGIYQIEKKEKDGLVGIIKRLWKA
- a CDS encoding Putative protein with similarity to the allantoate permease (Dal5p) subfamily of the major facilitat, with protein sequence MVLNNSGRDETPSETARSFDSSDRFAETPNSLSNSDRLAEKISSINSSEKVAETVHSLSGSELQYPTVTIINSETGEKTVIVKDWTDEEERRLVRRVDFILIPLLFWAFFILQIDRGNISNVYTDINFYNMLELNNTKINIASALFAIGIVSFEIPFNILTWSLIATLQCKITNIHSFYATRFLLGAAEAGFIPGGLYYISTWYKKSELGLRHTLYFFGNLTALSVSGLIAAGILRDLPGVGGLYGWQWIFLIEGVIGVGYAIIFFFLLPESTEHPAAFWNRKWLYFDARERSILRRRVIFDDPSKVVSTRRTNLKDVWSTFRNPVPWFHVLISMSSLQTGTALGSYIPLIIRSMGFSVFEANARSSIPRWCTMALLLILTLTSKYFKPRAASILFAFVWKLSSQIAVRELPDTATPTQRFTALCFLVTVNIVGHVLNSAWLSMNIRSPRERSVALAMLIMAANIGGVCGGQILRDNDKPLYKKGFLALIIVDVFSILVLIATFSYYFYKNRKADKLYGKVEPINTKADDSPESFDRGVVYVGFGLKNTAEEEADAHRDKFRFVL
- a CDS encoding Mitochondrial glycosylase/lyase; translation: MNLVWHSINLPPNEIYLDKLLRCGQAFRWVKNNNIWSSTLNNRVVFLRQTEDQLEYASLTSSQKNSSNIKKLQPKLEEDTQDDVLGLISNYLNLQISIVQLYKDWASKDAHFAKVSAAFAGIRMLQQDPWETLISFICSSNNNVKRISKMCHALCLEYGDFIVEYAGTKYYSFPTPVQLASRASEASLRELGFGYRARYVYETAQMLADDKALFMQLHSMRSSSFTDEQVHEFLLQFKGVGPKVADCVALMSLNRHSLVPIDTHVLQFARRDYSYKFRGRSNATLSSAMYVDMKRFFVDKWGSYAGWAHSVLFTRDLKLE